The DNA sequence TGGTCGAGCTCGGTCGCGCGGACCAGGATGTGGTCGGTGTCGAACGTGGACATCGAGAACAGCGCGACGCCCGCCGCGGCCAGCTCCGAGGCCAGCGCGGCGATGATGCCGGTGAGGGTGAACTCGAGCGGGCCGCGGACCGACAGCAACCGCCAGCCGTCCTCCGCGGCCGAGCTGCCGGCCGGTTCGCGCCCGGCCGGGCAGATCACCGACAGCTCTTCGGGCGTCCGGGTCACCGAGACGAACGCCGGTTCGCCGGGAGCGAGCAGCTCCGCCGGCACCGGGGCGTCCGCGGGCAGCCGGACGACGGCGTACTCGCCGGGCCGGACGTCGATCGCGAGGCGCTTCATCAGCCTTCGAGGACCTTCGGGCTCGTGGCGATCTCGGTGCCGTCGGGCAGGGTCGAGATGGTGAAGTCCGCGAAGATGTTGCCCGCGGCCTTCTGCAGCTGCCGCAGGCACTCCACCGCCAGCTCGCGGATCTCGACGTCGGCGTGCTCGGTGGCGCGCATCGCGACGAAGTGGCGCCACGCGCGGTAGTTCCCGGTGACGACGATGCGGGTCTCGGTCGCGTTCGGCAGCACGGCGCGCGCCGCCTGGCGGGCCTGCTTGCGGCGCAGGGTCGCGCTCGGCACGTCGGCGAACTTCTCCTCGAGCCCGGCGAGCAGCTCGGTGTAGGCGTCGACGCTCGCCTGGGCCGCGGCGAGGAACTTCTCGTGCAGCGCCGGGTCGTTCGCGATCACCTCGGGCTCGACGAAGGCCGCGTTGCGCTCGGGCACGTACCGCTGGGAGAGCTGCGAGTACGAGAAGTGGCGGTGGCGGATCAGCTCGTGGGTCAGCGAGCGCGAGATACCGCTGATGTAGAAGCTGACGGAACCGTGCTCCAGCACCGAAAGGTGGCCGACGTCGATGATGTGCTCGATGTAACCGGCGTTGGTCGCGGTGACCGGGTTCGGCTTCTTCCACGACTGGTAGCAGGCGCGTCCCGCGAACTCGGCGAGCGCCTGGCCGCCGTCCGCGTCGGTCGACCAAGGCACGTCCTCGGGCGGGAAGAACTCCGTCTTCGCGATCAGCTGCACCTTGGGTGACACGGTTTCGGCCACGTCCGCACTCCTTCTCCCGGCCCGACTCCACGACTCCAGCGCAGCCTAACCGCGTGAGGGCGGCCACTCCCGGGCGACACGTGACACCGCCGCGACACCGCCGTCTCCTTGACTGACATCACGAGTGACGTCATAGTGGTGTCATGGACCTGACGCCGTACATCGCCAACCTCCGCGAGGACCTCGCGAACACGGCCTCCGCCGGGGATGAGCACACCCGGCGTGCGGCCGCCCTGCTGTCGGCCGCGCTCGAACCCGCGGTCCGCCTGACGTTGATGAACGCCCTCGCGGACCTCGCCGCCGAGGTCACCGCCACCTTACCCGGCCAAGTCGTCGACGTCCGCCTCGACGGCCGGGACGTCCGCGTGGTCGTCACCGGCGCCGCCGAAGAACCTCGAGCGCCCCGGCCGGACGAGACACCACGTGACACCACGCCGCCACCACCGATCGACACCGGTGACATCACGCGCATCACGTTGCGCCTGGTCGACCAGATCAAGGGGCAGGCCGAGCGCGCCGCGCAGGCGCAGGGCGTCTCGCTGAACACCTTCGTTTCCCAGGCGGTGCAGGGGGCGCTGGGCCACGGCGGGCTGGGCGGCAGCGGCCTGGGCGGGCTGGGCGGCGCGCGCAAGCACCACTCCAAGAGCGATCAAAGCGGCTCCCGCCTGCACGGCTGGGTCGAGGGCTGAGGGGAAACGACCATGAGCGAAGAGCAGACGACACCGAACGAAGAGAACCGCGCCTCGGAGGTTCCGGCCGACGAGGCTCCCACTGATCAGACTTCCGCTGATCAGACTTCCGCTGAAAAGGCCCACGCCGAAGAGGCCCGCACCGAGGAGACCACGGCCGACGGGCTGGTGCGCGTCCAGGAGTTCGAGGCCGGCGGGCCGCTCGAGCTGGACGTCGCCGTGACGATCGGGCGCGTCGAACTGGTGCTGGAGGGCGACTCCGGCGCCCACGTCGAGCTGCGGCACGACCGGGGCGAGCAGCAGCCGTGGGTGGAGGGTGTCAACAACCTGCTGTCCTGGGTCGGCGAGCGCTTCGGCGACCAGCTGGGGGTCGACCCCGCGACGTCGCCCGCCGAAGCGGTGAAGCAGAGCCGGATCGAGAAGCTGGGCAACCGTCTGGTCGTCCAGGCGCCGAAGGCGTGGCAGCTGCGCAACGTCGCGCTGTCGGTGATCGTGCACGCGCCGGCGGGTTCGCACGTCCAGGTGCGGGCGGGCGCGGCGGACGTCACCGTCGCCGGCTCGGCCGGGCGGGTGGACGTGCTGACCGGGTCGGGCGAGGTGAAGCTCGACCGGGCCGACGGCGCGGCGACCGTGCGCACCGGCAGCGGCGCGATCAAGCTCGGCCCGACGCTCGGCGGGCTGCAGCTGCGCAGCGGCAGCGGCAACGTCGAGGCGACGTCGCTGGCCGGCTCGGCGACCCTGGCGACCGGCACCGGCGACGTCTGGCTGGGCGCGGTGTCCGGCGAGGTGATGGCCCGCACGGGCAGCGGCGACCTTTCGGTGGCCGACGCCGGTTCCGGCACGCTCGACCTGATCACCGGCTCCGGCGAGGTCCGCATCGGCATCCGCGGCGGCACGGCCGCCGAGGTCGACCTGACCTCCAGCGGCGGTCGCGTCTCCAGCGAGCTGGACGTCGCCGACGCCGCTCCCGAGGGCGGCGTGACGCTGAAGGTCCGCGCCCGCACGGGCTCCGGCAACGCCGTGGTGACACGCGCGGCCGGCTGAATGAAGGGGGTGACGGGCCGTTCCCGGCGGGGGTGCCGGGAACGGCCCGTTCCATGCCCGGACAGTGCCAGGATGGCGG is a window from the Amycolatopsis sp. NBC_00355 genome containing:
- a CDS encoding ACT domain-containing protein, giving the protein MKRLAIDVRPGEYAVVRLPADAPVPAELLAPGEPAFVSVTRTPEELSVICPAGREPAGSSAAEDGWRLLSVRGPLEFTLTGIIAALASELAAAGVALFSMSTFDTDHILVRATELDHAVKALRESGHEVAHP
- the thyX gene encoding FAD-dependent thymidylate synthase yields the protein MAETVSPKVQLIAKTEFFPPEDVPWSTDADGGQALAEFAGRACYQSWKKPNPVTATNAGYIEHIIDVGHLSVLEHGSVSFYISGISRSLTHELIRHRHFSYSQLSQRYVPERNAAFVEPEVIANDPALHEKFLAAAQASVDAYTELLAGLEEKFADVPSATLRRKQARQAARAVLPNATETRIVVTGNYRAWRHFVAMRATEHADVEIRELAVECLRQLQKAAGNIFADFTISTLPDGTEIATSPKVLEG
- a CDS encoding toxin-antitoxin system HicB family antitoxin, translating into MDLTPYIANLREDLANTASAGDEHTRRAAALLSAALEPAVRLTLMNALADLAAEVTATLPGQVVDVRLDGRDVRVVVTGAAEEPRAPRPDETPRDTTPPPPIDTGDITRITLRLVDQIKGQAERAAQAQGVSLNTFVSQAVQGALGHGGLGGSGLGGLGGARKHHSKSDQSGSRLHGWVEG
- a CDS encoding DUF4097 family beta strand repeat-containing protein, with protein sequence MSEEQTTPNEENRASEVPADEAPTDQTSADQTSAEKAHAEEARTEETTADGLVRVQEFEAGGPLELDVAVTIGRVELVLEGDSGAHVELRHDRGEQQPWVEGVNNLLSWVGERFGDQLGVDPATSPAEAVKQSRIEKLGNRLVVQAPKAWQLRNVALSVIVHAPAGSHVQVRAGAADVTVAGSAGRVDVLTGSGEVKLDRADGAATVRTGSGAIKLGPTLGGLQLRSGSGNVEATSLAGSATLATGTGDVWLGAVSGEVMARTGSGDLSVADAGSGTLDLITGSGEVRIGIRGGTAAEVDLTSSGGRVSSELDVADAAPEGGVTLKVRARTGSGNAVVTRAAG